The region AATTTGTACAAAACCtcaggaaaaagaaatgaaagttttaAGCAGAATATCCCAAGTAAGTTGACTTTTACACTGTACTAAACTGTAGCtcttaagtttttcttttatgtttacTACATGCACCTAGAATGAGAAAGTATTGAGTTGcaactttgctttctttttgtttagaaaGTATATGCTTCACCTGACAGACGGAGGTGAGAATCATTTGATAGGTGCAGCAGTAATAATGCTTTCATTGATCTTAAGGTTTTGAAACTGTTTTATGAACTTATACCTGTTGACAATCTTGATCTAAATTTTAGAATGGACACTAAAGGGAATTCAGCTGAAATATCTTATCCCAAcatattttttattcttgACAACTTTGAGGAGGTAAGTGCTTTTTGtacattctgattggtcaactcAGGTAGAGGGTGTGGTTTTAAAGAAACTCCTGTGCTACACTGGTAGGGAAGTTAAACATAAGGTTTTAAAACATCAAAGGAATTCATCTGTCAAATTACCAGCGTGAGGAGATTGCAAAGGTCATCTTTGGAGTATTGGCCCTTGTCAGAGCAATGATCagctaatgcttgaaatgtaAGCTTTGCTGTTAatttgatcattttcaatttgtgtgattttccaaatttttgtatgACTCTGAGATGATTAGCCACATACCAGTCAAGAGGACCTAGAGGAGTGAAATGGCTTGCGatcttttattgttattattgaaaagcagtacaaaaataattattattattgtacttCTTTCAGTAATAAAATACACATACAGGTCTATTTATTATGTAtagtagataaaatatgagccAGAGATTAATTTTGTATGGGTGTTTAGAATGGTGAGCCGAAGGCAAGTCATTGTAAATGCCCATACAGATCAGatgcaaataaaacaatagtagcgatctgtatcaaaagttaatgagtaCTAATTAGCTGAGTAGGAGTCCTCACCAAAAgttaattaataattcataaaccccaattgatttgtattggggtttatagaggtgcacatgtgactcaaTCACTGCCCATTGATTGGTCATAACTCTTATGAATAATTATCAGTGAAATTTACCAGACTAGTTATAGTTGGTGGATGTGGTACAGATGTTGGAACTAAAAATGAAGTCAATGTATACATATGTACCtagtttcctttcctttcctttgctCCCCTACCCTGCTTCATCATTAGCGCTAATTGGGAATCCATTTATGTGGAAAAATTTCATGACTTTTGACagattataaattataatgttTCTCCCCACTCTGAGCTTGTTAAGGTATCCTCTATTATTCTTTCCCTTTTTGGTGAAAATTGGTACATGAATGATTACAATactattaatttcttttttcctttctcttaaCAGACATTCAAAGATTTTGCATTACAAGAAAATGAGATGGTTTGTGTAGAGTTAGTGGCAAAAGATAAGGTATAATTATCCGTTTACCTTCATGTTCTAAATACCATTGTAATTTGCATCAAGTTATGTACCACAAATAGTGTACATagtattacaataattattatttcttactttttcagACTGAGTCTGTGGAGGGAGTTATATTTTTAGGATCTATAAGATATGAGTCACTTAAAAAAGTATATGATGGTCGGGTAAGTTTAATTGAGAAGTAGTTCCTTTATGGTTACTTTCTAGTCAATGTATAGCAATCAGACCAGCTGTGGACATGGTCCACTCTAGTGGGTCCTTCTCAGCTGAGGTGGTGTGTAAGAACCCGCTTCCACCTTTGTTTATATGTGCTTATAATAAATTTGACCCgtcagttgcctgaagatcgccaaccggCGTGAAACTCGAGTAGCGACAGCTGATCTTTGCTTATGTCTTTACTTTActtcatatatatgtgtatacatatatttagtataatttcaggGTTGAAGAGCGAGTTTTCAGcagtctgattggttgagcgatTCGTACTATGGCGTTATATTCACCGCGTAGCGTGGTGAATATAACTCTcaaccttttgttttcaaaaacaaaatggctgccagTCGATTTGCCCAAGTTTCAGACAAGGAAATAttcgaaatgaaaataaatgaaaactgtcgctttttctgttctttaactctgaaattatactaaaacaattgaagggctctgggcaaaaacgtcctattaactgacattttgcattttttttcatttgtgctgaAAAGTgactgactttttgcatgtgacccaacattattaagaaaattaGTGTTCtgtaatatttttggctggtttgttttttatttccaaaaattaacatatgcaataatgttgggtcacatgcataAAGTCAACCATTACTTTCTTGATGAACAGAGTCTGTTACATATTTTATCACCTGTAAAGTAGTGAAAGGAGCACTTTGTGAGGCTTATCATACATGCAGCAATCAACTTGATTCTCATTCTGTGCATGCAAGGACTGTCTGAATCCCCAGATATCTGAAGATTCTTAACAGACAAGTTTGTATTACATCCTATGGTACATCTACTGTCCAGCTGATTCACTCAAGTAGGGTGTGGGCATGATGTTTGTTTATTCCATATACAGGCTAGTGTCGCCAGTAAAGTTGCTCGTAAAGTATCCATGGGCTGGTGGAGAGGTCCAGTTAATGTTGAGTTCATCAAGATGAGGGGACCAGGAGGCAAGGGACATGCAGAGATGGCCATCACGCAGCAAAGAGGAGGAGAAGAACGGAGTAGTGCAGaggaaatggaaaatgactGGTAGGGTATTACATTGGATGATTCTTTAGATGTTTTTTCACAAGTagaacaacattttcttttaaagtgcctatgaagtaaaaaataattgctGCTTATTTGAAAGGCTTTTCAAGGTaaagaagaatggcgttttccGTTTGGGGataccttttttctttttagagaTACTAACgtttttgtattatgcaaatgaggaAAGTGAAGACGTCATAGGTGGTTTCACTAAAACAGTACAACACTCAATCAAGAATATCTCCAGAAATATTGGAGCAGTGTTCGTCAAACTTGGCACCTGAGGAACGTGcatcacaaaagaaacagaatGACACCTACTAtgttgttgccatggcaacactCTTGACTCCGGTCTCTTTCCGTGAAAAAACAATCATCCCCATTTTCAATCTTTTAAATGGGGACAGAGGGTCTTGCTCGGAATACACATGATTTCCACACTGCCTTAAACTCTCCCCATTAGATTGTTTTGAGTGGATGATCCTTGTTTAGGATGAAATCTGGGAAATTTAGTCTTAATTAAAACAGGACCAGCGTTGTCATGGCAATGACGCCTGTGGTGtcattttgcttcttttgttATGCACAGTCCTGATGCCAAGTTTGAAGAACACTGCCTTAATATTTCTAGAGATATTCTTGATTAAGTGTTGTACTGTTTTAATGAAATCAgctatgacgtcatcactttACTCTCAAAAACATAAATATCtctaaaacgaaaaaaaatattctaaaaAGAAACACACCATTCTTCTATACtttgaaaggcctttcaaataagcaacaattattttttagttcataggcactttaactGTTTTGAAACTCAACCAGTGAGACGCACTCAGCAAACTGAAGCtttaaaacatgtttattttcttatttcttcttACTATCATTCAGGGAGTTTTGCAATCATAATTGAGTGCCTGTATTTAAAGCATAAATGATACGAAATTTTTtgttagcttattcgaaagagctttaaaaaagaatggcatttttttattgcaattctAGGAGTGTATGCTCATATTGTGGAGGAGCAACACCGtcatcattttcagccaatcagcattcagctGTCCCATGTATTAGATGTTATTGTCACACAGAGCTTCAAGGTGGTGACTTTCGTTGGAGAGGAGGCACAAGGAACTCTGACAGTGGCCGAgacaaaaagacaacaaaaccTGGTAAGTTTAAGGGTAGAACCAATAGAGAAAGCCTTTGAATTCCATAAGATTTTCCTCAGTGTGAGAACctgtgacaatttttttctttgttttgtctgCCTTTACGGGGGTTTGCTTACAAAAATGATCTCTTGGCACTTTTGTTTGAGTTCGACAGGTTCTTACATCCAGGATTATCCAAAGAGGCAATATTGcacataaaaatattgtgcacaataattgttatactGTGTGTGACCAAGACACTGTATTATTCGTAATCCAGTTGTTGACTGCTGAAAGATTTTGTGGAGACTTCCACCTCTATCTCAGATTTAAAGAAATGGATTTGGTCATCCTCTTTCACCTTTCAGAACAACAACTCAGGCACTGTAgtaataggcgaatctttgtttacacttttgcctcattaacatatgcttatcactatctgatgatgctaataaaataaaaactctgaatattgaaagggcataacagtttaagttttctctgaaaatttgtgTCCAATTCATctaatggtttcggagaaattctcttcttaAAACTCCatattttacaggggatgtacggctgattaacttttttgccacccagcaattcgcagtttttgatgtctgatatttccttcaatactgcttgcaaagagctgaaaattgcaaaaattgcccaacttaatcagctctttcaacttttgcatttagctcatatatacggccactgcttctattaggtaagtcgtatgctaatgagcaaaaatgtcaacaatgacgtcagcaaagattcgcctattatGTTGATCAATACATCTAGTAATAATGACCTGGTAATTAatcattgtcatcatatgTATTTAATTTACAGCTTCCTCAACCCCCCAACACTGGATGAAATTCAGGTAAAGTAAAAAATTGAGAAATCTTTTAAACTTATTTTGAAGCAaccttcccccccccccctttaaCTAAATTCAAGTTGCAACTACCAGTACTTTTTCAAACTACCAGTAAATCCAAAATGTATGTGTGATTGTTCATTATTCAACTTTACAGGAAGTGTAGAATCTtctattttgtgtttcaaGTAATGGATCACTGACAAGATCCTTGCCATCCATCAGCTTTTA is a window of Acropora palmata chromosome 11, jaAcrPala1.3, whole genome shotgun sequence DNA encoding:
- the LOC141897693 gene encoding uncharacterized protein KIAA0930-like, coding for MATAQNTGTNSLTKVLESICRERRREHLDKESEEGFIVLAIESFWTRLFSRYFVCNEDDTRDDLLFYVKGKSQDHDGKVTREAESKIAVFRKDSRVLPSLGDPSIDWEESVYLNLILHQFEYTLTCAICTKPQEKEMKVLSRISQKVYASPDRRRMDTKGNSAEISYPNIFFILDNFEETFKDFALQENEMVCVELVAKDKTESVEGVIFLGSIRYESLKKVYDGRASVASKVARKVSMGWWRGPVNVEFIKMRGPGGKGHAEMAITQQRGGEERSSAEEMENDWSVCSYCGGATPSSFSANQHSAVPCIRCYCHTELQGGDFRWRGGTRNSDSGRDKKTTKPASSTPQHWMKFRKKSLSSHALSAYLTYVTLPWNKIMKDILEVRQPAILS